One genomic window of Bradyrhizobium sp. B124 includes the following:
- a CDS encoding AraC family transcriptional regulator: MTMQSGDITGFRFSTAHFGERDRLPIFREQIGRMIVKLDPEPLDDGAFTAEVNVRELSGLGIGSWACSNLKIARPRELLDGTDDLVLTIITSGNTHASQRGRDIELGPGQAVLQSSAEAGNMVVPVSPSRFVGLRLPRKALASLVNDPEDMLIRPLPANTEAMRLLALYIRELDDSYQLSTPELRGAVVKHLIDLGALIIGANRDAAVAAEDGGLAAARLAAVKADISDNLSYGDLTLPAVAARLKLTPRHIQRLFESAGSTFSEFVLGQRLARAHHLLTDPRHSRTTIGTIAFEVGFGDLSYFNRTFRRHYGVTPSDIRAVPRRS, encoded by the coding sequence ATGACAATGCAGTCGGGCGATATCACAGGGTTTCGGTTTTCGACCGCGCATTTCGGCGAGCGAGACCGCTTGCCGATCTTTCGCGAGCAGATCGGGCGGATGATCGTCAAGCTCGATCCGGAGCCGCTCGACGACGGCGCGTTTACTGCCGAAGTCAATGTGCGCGAATTGTCCGGGCTCGGCATCGGATCGTGGGCGTGCAGCAATCTCAAGATCGCAAGACCGCGCGAACTGCTCGACGGCACCGACGACCTCGTGCTGACGATCATCACGAGCGGCAACACCCATGCTTCGCAGCGCGGCCGCGATATCGAGCTCGGCCCGGGCCAGGCCGTGCTGCAGTCGAGCGCGGAAGCCGGCAACATGGTGGTGCCAGTGTCACCGAGCCGCTTCGTCGGCCTCCGGCTGCCGCGCAAGGCGCTGGCCTCGCTGGTCAACGATCCCGAAGACATGCTGATCCGCCCCCTGCCGGCGAACACCGAGGCGATGCGGCTGCTGGCGCTTTACATCAGGGAGCTCGACGACAGCTACCAGCTTTCGACTCCCGAGCTGCGCGGCGCCGTCGTCAAGCATCTGATCGATCTCGGCGCGCTGATTATCGGCGCCAACCGGGATGCGGCGGTTGCCGCGGAAGACGGCGGACTGGCGGCTGCCCGGCTTGCCGCGGTCAAGGCCGACATCAGTGACAATCTCAGCTACGGCGACCTCACGCTGCCCGCGGTGGCTGCCCGGCTGAAGCTCACGCCGCGTCATATCCAGAGGCTGTTCGAGAGCGCGGGGTCGACATTCTCGGAATTCGTGCTCGGCCAGCGCCTGGCGCGCGCACATCATCTGCTGACCGATCCGCGCCACAGCCGCACCACCATCGGCACGATTGCATTCGAAGTCGGGTTCGGCGATCTGTCCTACTTCAACCGCACCTTCCGCCGGCACTACGGCGTGACGCCGTCGGATATTCGCGCGGTGCCGCGGCGTTCCTGA
- the paaG gene encoding 2-(1,2-epoxy-1,2-dihydrophenyl)acetyl-CoA isomerase PaaG, whose product MVSDLVLTDIRDGYRVLTLNRPDRLNSFSAELQTALLTALIGAEQDRSCRALILTGAGRGFCAGQDLSDGVFTPGETPDLSVRIEKFYNPLVRKLRSIPMPVVCAVNGVAAGAGANVALACDIVIAARSAKFIQAFAKLGLVSDSGGTWFLPRLVGPARARALTLLAEPVSAEQAQSWGMIWKMVEDADLMTEAHALAANLATQPTDGLALIKQALDASETNTLDAQLDLERDFQGRAGRTSDFAEGVTAFLEKRAPRFVGRA is encoded by the coding sequence ATGGTCAGCGATTTGGTGTTGACCGATATCCGCGACGGATATCGCGTCCTGACGCTCAACAGGCCCGATCGCCTGAATTCATTCAGCGCCGAACTGCAGACAGCCTTGCTCACCGCGCTGATCGGAGCCGAGCAGGACAGATCCTGCCGCGCGCTGATCCTGACCGGAGCCGGACGCGGATTCTGCGCCGGCCAGGATCTTTCGGATGGCGTATTCACGCCGGGCGAGACGCCGGATCTCTCCGTGCGAATTGAAAAATTCTACAACCCGCTGGTGCGCAAGCTGCGCAGCATCCCGATGCCGGTCGTGTGCGCCGTCAACGGTGTGGCCGCGGGCGCTGGCGCGAATGTGGCTCTTGCCTGCGATATCGTGATCGCCGCACGATCGGCCAAGTTCATTCAGGCCTTCGCGAAGCTCGGCCTCGTCTCGGATTCCGGTGGCACCTGGTTCCTGCCGCGGCTGGTCGGACCTGCCCGGGCGCGTGCCTTGACCCTGCTGGCCGAGCCTGTCTCCGCAGAACAGGCGCAGTCATGGGGCATGATCTGGAAGATGGTTGAGGATGCGGATCTGATGACCGAGGCTCACGCCCTCGCCGCCAACCTCGCGACGCAACCCACGGATGGCCTAGCGCTGATCAAGCAGGCGCTCGATGCGTCCGAGACCAATACGCTCGATGCGCAGCTCGACCTCGAGCGCGATTTCCAGGGCCGCGCCGGGCGGACGTCGGATTTCGCCGAGGGCGTGACCGCGTTCCTCGAGAAACGCGCGCCGCGCTTCGTCGGACGCGCCTAG
- the paaZ gene encoding phenylacetic acid degradation bifunctional protein PaaZ: protein MKLNSFVRGHWTGSGEPAAEIHSAVTGDVVALATRSDLDMREILAYGRTVGGKNLRKLSFHQRAGLLKALADYLSQHKDRLYKLSLHAGATHTDAMIDVDGGIGTLFAYASKGRRELPNTKYLLDGNVEGLSKGGAFAGQHIVTPLHGVAVHINAFNFPCWGMLEKLAPALLAGVPVITKPATVTSYIAYELARMITESGALPEGVLQFIVGSTGDLFDHLTCQDVVSFTGSADTSQKLQRHPVIAREAVRFIAERDSLNAAILAPDAVPGSPEFDLFIKEVAKEMTVKAGQKCTAIRRALAPAAQIDAVITALRERLAKVTIGNPENEKVRMGPLVGLAQRSDVLAHVARLRTEAELVAGDPDNFALVDADAKRGAFVPPLLLHCAKPLAATAVHEIEAFGPVCTVIGYDDLDQAIALTNRGGGSLVASVYTHDIPAATELAFGIGSFHGRVAIIDRDCATEHTGHGSPMPQMVHGGPGRAGGGEELGGVRSLQHYMQRIALQGSPRMLSGVTGRWFKGSPMLEGDLHPFRYHYDDLEIGRTLVSKARQITLDDIEHFAHFTGDTFYAHMDEEATKGHPFFPGRVAHGYLLLSFAAGLFVDPDYGPVLANYGLDSLRFVKPVQPGEQIQVRLTAKEKTPRNKQYGEVRWDVEITTGTGETAATYELLTMNAMRA, encoded by the coding sequence ATGAAGCTCAACAGCTTCGTCCGTGGACATTGGACCGGTTCCGGCGAACCGGCTGCCGAGATTCACAGTGCCGTGACCGGCGATGTCGTGGCGCTCGCGACCAGGAGCGATCTCGACATGCGCGAGATCCTCGCCTATGGCCGCACGGTCGGCGGCAAGAATCTCCGCAAGCTGTCGTTCCACCAGCGTGCGGGCCTGTTGAAGGCGTTGGCCGACTATCTGAGCCAGCACAAGGACCGACTTTACAAACTGTCGCTCCATGCGGGCGCAACCCACACCGACGCCATGATCGACGTCGATGGCGGCATTGGCACGCTGTTCGCCTATGCCAGCAAGGGACGCCGCGAGCTTCCGAACACCAAGTACCTGCTCGACGGCAACGTCGAGGGGCTCTCCAAGGGCGGCGCATTCGCCGGTCAGCACATCGTCACGCCATTGCACGGCGTTGCCGTGCATATCAACGCATTCAACTTCCCGTGCTGGGGCATGCTGGAGAAGCTGGCGCCCGCATTACTCGCCGGCGTTCCCGTCATCACCAAGCCGGCGACCGTCACCTCCTATATCGCCTACGAGCTGGCGCGGATGATCACCGAATCCGGAGCACTGCCGGAAGGCGTGCTGCAGTTCATCGTCGGATCGACCGGCGACCTGTTCGACCATCTCACCTGCCAGGATGTGGTGTCCTTCACGGGCTCGGCCGACACCTCGCAAAAGCTGCAACGGCATCCGGTCATCGCGCGCGAGGCTGTCAGGTTTATCGCGGAGCGGGATTCGCTCAACGCCGCGATCCTGGCGCCGGACGCCGTGCCGGGAAGTCCGGAGTTCGACCTCTTCATCAAGGAGGTGGCAAAGGAGATGACGGTCAAGGCCGGGCAGAAATGCACCGCGATCCGCCGCGCATTGGCGCCGGCAGCGCAGATCGACGCCGTCATCACGGCGCTGCGCGAGCGTCTCGCCAAGGTCACGATCGGCAATCCCGAGAACGAGAAGGTCAGGATGGGACCGCTGGTCGGCCTCGCCCAGCGCAGCGACGTGCTTGCTCACGTGGCGAGGCTTCGCACCGAAGCCGAACTGGTGGCCGGCGATCCCGACAACTTCGCGCTGGTCGACGCCGACGCCAAACGCGGCGCCTTCGTCCCGCCGCTGCTGCTGCACTGCGCGAAGCCGCTCGCCGCAACCGCGGTCCACGAGATCGAGGCGTTCGGGCCGGTCTGCACCGTGATAGGCTATGACGATCTCGACCAGGCCATCGCGCTGACCAATCGCGGTGGCGGCAGCCTCGTCGCATCGGTCTACACCCATGACATCCCGGCCGCGACCGAGCTCGCGTTCGGCATCGGTAGTTTTCACGGCCGTGTCGCGATCATCGATCGCGACTGCGCGACCGAGCACACCGGACACGGCTCGCCGATGCCGCAGATGGTTCACGGCGGACCGGGCCGCGCCGGCGGCGGCGAGGAACTCGGCGGCGTCCGCAGTCTCCAGCACTACATGCAGCGCATCGCGTTGCAGGGCTCCCCTCGCATGCTGAGCGGCGTCACCGGCCGCTGGTTCAAGGGCAGCCCGATGCTCGAAGGTGACCTGCACCCGTTCCGCTATCACTATGACGATCTCGAGATCGGCCGCACGCTGGTCTCGAAGGCGCGGCAGATCACGCTCGACGACATCGAGCACTTCGCGCATTTCACGGGCGACACCTTCTACGCCCATATGGACGAGGAAGCGACCAAGGGCCATCCGTTCTTCCCGGGCCGCGTCGCGCATGGCTACCTGCTGCTGTCGTTCGCGGCCGGCCTGTTCGTCGATCCCGATTACGGACCGGTGCTGGCGAATTACGGCCTCGATAGCCTGCGCTTCGTCAAACCGGTGCAACCGGGCGAACAGATCCAGGTGCGCCTGACCGCGAAGGAGAAGACGCCGCGCAACAAGCAGTATGGCGAGGTGCGCTGGGACGTCGAGATCACGACCGGGACCGGCGAGACCGCGGCGACATATGAACTTCTGACGATGAATGCGATGCGGGCGTAA
- a CDS encoding TetR/AcrR family transcriptional regulator, with protein sequence MARSRAKDYDDKRLSMLYRSAELFAASGYVGTSMNTIADACGVSKALLYHYYPDKEAILFDILSSHLEKLVAAVRKASAQAGDPVERFRTIVATLLELYRHADAEHQVQIASLKLLPKDKQQPLLASERILVGIMSDALAAAVPAAKQKRVLKPLTMSVFGMLNWHYMWFREGGPMTRAEYADFVAQLVLAGAADAAVSRPRSKAKPAGRSRQAALL encoded by the coding sequence ATGGCCCGATCGCGCGCCAAGGACTACGACGACAAGCGCCTCTCGATGCTGTATCGCTCGGCCGAGCTTTTTGCCGCATCGGGCTATGTCGGCACGTCGATGAACACGATTGCCGACGCCTGCGGTGTCTCGAAGGCGCTGCTCTATCACTATTATCCCGACAAGGAAGCGATCCTGTTCGACATCCTGTCGTCGCATCTCGAAAAGCTGGTGGCGGCGGTTCGGAAGGCGAGCGCGCAGGCCGGCGATCCGGTTGAGCGCTTCAGGACTATCGTTGCGACCTTGCTCGAGCTCTACCGGCATGCCGACGCCGAGCATCAGGTGCAGATCGCAAGTCTCAAGCTGCTGCCGAAGGACAAGCAGCAGCCGCTGCTGGCGAGCGAGCGGATCCTGGTCGGGATCATGTCGGATGCGCTCGCCGCGGCGGTGCCAGCGGCGAAGCAGAAGCGCGTCCTCAAGCCGCTGACGATGAGCGTGTTCGGCATGCTGAACTGGCATTATATGTGGTTTCGCGAGGGCGGGCCGATGACCCGCGCCGAATACGCCGACTTCGTCGCGCAACTGGTGTTGGCGGGTGCCGCGGATGCGGCCGTCAGCCGGCCGCGCAGCAAGGCAAAACCCGCCGGCCGAAGCCGGCAGGCCGCGTTGCTCTGA
- a CDS encoding LysR substrate-binding domain-containing protein — protein sequence MSLTFRQVRHFIATAESGRVSAAAAALNVTQSAVTSSIKALEAELGRKLFDRHSNGVTLTFDGHEFLQRARAIEASVSDATRGPHRWGTQVDGTVDVAVSYTVAGYFLPPLLTRFWRSFPGITVRLHEFQRDAIEQSLISGSVDAAIMLIANLHDRHSIRSRLLLRSARRLWTCVNHPLLRKDNIKLTDLASEPYLMLTVDEAERSAMRYWQHTAHVPNVIFRTLSVEAVRSMVATGMGITILSDMVYRPWSLEGHRIELKTLDDDVHTMDVGLAWKGNAALSPAARAFCEFVAHSYPGSEPFKLD from the coding sequence ATGTCTCTGACGTTCCGTCAGGTTCGGCACTTCATCGCGACGGCGGAAAGCGGACGCGTTTCCGCGGCCGCGGCAGCTCTGAACGTGACGCAATCGGCGGTCACGTCGTCGATCAAGGCCCTTGAGGCCGAGCTCGGCCGCAAATTGTTCGATCGCCATTCCAACGGCGTGACGCTGACGTTTGACGGCCACGAGTTCTTGCAGCGCGCCCGCGCGATCGAGGCGAGCGTGTCAGATGCGACGCGGGGGCCGCATCGCTGGGGGACACAGGTCGACGGCACCGTGGACGTGGCCGTGAGCTATACGGTTGCCGGATATTTCCTGCCGCCGTTGCTGACGCGGTTCTGGCGGTCCTTCCCGGGCATCACGGTCCGGCTGCACGAGTTTCAACGCGATGCGATCGAGCAGAGCCTGATCAGCGGCAGCGTCGATGCGGCCATCATGCTGATCGCGAACCTGCATGACCGGCACTCCATTCGCTCGCGGCTGCTGTTGCGCTCGGCGCGTCGGTTGTGGACATGCGTCAATCATCCGCTGCTGCGCAAGGACAACATCAAGCTGACCGATCTGGCGAGCGAGCCTTATCTGATGTTGACCGTCGATGAGGCCGAGCGCTCCGCAATGCGCTACTGGCAACATACGGCGCACGTGCCCAACGTCATCTTCCGCACCCTGTCGGTGGAGGCCGTCCGCAGCATGGTCGCGACCGGGATGGGGATCACCATCCTGTCGGACATGGTCTACCGTCCCTGGTCGCTCGAGGGACATCGCATCGAGCTCAAGACGCTTGATGACGATGTCCATACCATGGATGTCGGGCTGGCCTGGAAGGGCAATGCGGCGCTTTCGCCGGCGGCCCGCGCCTTCTGCGAGTTCGTCGCCCATTCCTATCCCGGATCAGAGCCGTTCAAGCTCGACTAA
- a CDS encoding ABC transporter ATP-binding protein, protein MSEGLELVARGVSVQFEGLKALSDVTLAVPRGHIAGLIGPNGAGKTTLINVLTGFQPVGAGIVELEGEPLNGIAAHMLRRKGVARTFQSGRLFRDLPVMDNLEVTGVGLGQGRPDAISEAERVMAWLGISHLANSIAGALPYTDERRVAIGRAIMGTPRYLLLDEPAAGMSEHESHELAGIIRRIASELNVGVLLIEHNIGLVLELCERIFVLDSGEIIEVGPPAQIRNSDAVRHAYMGTQRDELIPPVAAEAAVAS, encoded by the coding sequence ATGTCCGAAGGTTTGGAATTGGTCGCGCGCGGTGTCAGCGTCCAATTCGAAGGCCTGAAAGCGCTGTCCGACGTTACACTGGCCGTGCCGCGGGGACATATCGCCGGACTGATTGGCCCCAATGGAGCCGGCAAAACCACCCTTATTAATGTATTGACCGGTTTCCAGCCGGTCGGCGCGGGCATTGTGGAGCTGGAAGGAGAACCACTCAACGGCATTGCAGCGCACATGCTGCGACGCAAAGGCGTGGCGCGGACCTTCCAGTCAGGCCGGCTTTTCCGCGACCTGCCTGTGATGGACAACCTGGAAGTGACCGGCGTCGGCCTCGGTCAAGGCCGTCCCGACGCCATCAGCGAGGCCGAGCGGGTGATGGCCTGGCTCGGCATTTCGCATCTCGCCAACAGCATTGCCGGCGCGCTGCCGTATACCGACGAGCGCCGCGTTGCCATCGGCCGCGCCATCATGGGCACACCGCGATATCTGCTGCTCGACGAACCGGCGGCAGGCATGTCGGAGCATGAGAGCCACGAGCTCGCCGGCATCATCCGCAGGATCGCTTCCGAGCTCAATGTCGGCGTGCTGCTGATCGAGCACAATATCGGCCTCGTGCTGGAGCTGTGCGAGCGCATCTTCGTGCTCGATTCCGGCGAGATCATCGAAGTCGGACCGCCCGCCCAGATCCGCAACAGCGACGCCGTGCGGCATGCCTATATGGGCACGCAGCGCGACGAATTGATTCCACCGGTCGCAGCCGAAGCGGCCGTGGCATCATGA
- a CDS encoding ABC transporter ATP-binding protein, protein MTALVVDDITVSYGRLTALRGVTLTVDEGEILFVTGPNGAGKSTLLNAIAGVVPPGSGSIMIDGARITGAAPEDIARRGFSLVPEGRNVFGALTIEENLKVGTGMRADRKTIAGDLDRVYQEFPMLAERRHSPAGMLSGGQQQMLVIGRALMAAPRIMAIDEPSLGLAPKIIDQVYEILLRLRAQRKLTLLIVEQSSTRAMMTGGRMVLIRGGRIVLEGPAADMVRDDRLKQTYFGFGDH, encoded by the coding sequence ATGACCGCACTCGTCGTCGACGACATCACGGTCAGCTACGGGCGCCTCACGGCACTCCGCGGCGTGACATTGACGGTCGACGAAGGCGAAATCCTGTTCGTGACCGGCCCGAACGGCGCCGGCAAGTCGACGCTGCTCAACGCCATCGCAGGCGTCGTACCGCCGGGCTCCGGCTCCATCATGATCGATGGCGCAAGGATCACCGGTGCCGCGCCCGAAGACATCGCCCGGCGCGGGTTTTCGCTGGTGCCGGAAGGGCGCAACGTCTTCGGCGCGCTGACGATCGAGGAGAATCTGAAGGTCGGCACCGGCATGCGCGCCGACCGCAAGACAATCGCCGGCGATCTGGATCGGGTCTACCAGGAATTCCCGATGCTGGCCGAGCGCCGCCACAGCCCGGCGGGCATGCTGTCCGGCGGCCAGCAGCAGATGCTGGTCATTGGCCGCGCGCTGATGGCCGCGCCCCGCATCATGGCCATTGACGAGCCATCGCTGGGCCTCGCGCCGAAGATCATCGACCAGGTCTACGAGATCCTGCTGCGGCTGCGGGCCCAGCGCAAGCTCACGCTGCTGATCGTCGAGCAGAGCTCGACGCGCGCCATGATGACGGGCGGGCGGATGGTCCTGATCCGCGGCGGGCGCATCGTGCTCGAGGGCCCCGCGGCCGACATGGTCAGGGACGATCGCCTGAAGCAGACCTATTTCGGCTTCGGAGATCACTGA
- a CDS encoding branched-chain amino acid ABC transporter permease: MRELLQIIFDALSLGSLYALGALGIALIFGVMRLVNFAHGDFIAFCVFAMLWPSIDAAAIVFAGQLPFYLLIPLLLLIGAALSILSEVVVFRRFRNANPATMMIASFALGFVIRHLLLMLFSSRPKSITLWPSLGLPVEVLGAHIPMLQVVTIIITLAVLVILVLFLKRTRYGLEMRAAADNFTMARMLGVRANGVILLAFAISGMLAAAIGLILATNSGTADIGMGANVMLIAFIATVIGGLGSIPGAVAAGFLIGAASVVFQATLPHDARVFRDAFVYGAVIVVLLVRPQGLFAPKSAKQRV, translated from the coding sequence ATGCGCGAGCTGCTCCAGATCATCTTCGACGCGCTGAGCCTCGGCAGCCTCTATGCGCTGGGCGCGCTCGGCATCGCCCTGATCTTCGGCGTCATGCGGCTCGTCAATTTCGCCCACGGCGATTTCATCGCCTTCTGCGTCTTCGCCATGCTATGGCCGTCGATCGATGCGGCGGCGATCGTGTTTGCCGGCCAGCTGCCGTTCTATCTTTTGATCCCGCTGCTGCTGCTGATCGGCGCCGCGCTGTCCATCCTGTCGGAGGTCGTCGTGTTCCGCCGCTTCCGCAACGCCAATCCGGCGACGATGATGATCGCGTCCTTCGCGCTCGGCTTCGTCATCCGGCATCTCCTGCTGATGCTGTTTTCCAGTCGGCCCAAGTCGATCACGCTGTGGCCGAGCCTCGGCCTGCCGGTCGAAGTCCTCGGCGCCCACATCCCGATGCTCCAGGTCGTGACCATCATCATCACGCTGGCCGTGCTTGTGATCCTCGTCCTGTTCCTCAAGCGCACGCGCTATGGGCTCGAGATGCGCGCAGCGGCCGACAATTTCACCATGGCGCGCATGCTCGGGGTCCGCGCCAACGGCGTGATCCTGCTGGCCTTCGCCATCAGCGGCATGCTGGCGGCGGCGATCGGCCTGATCCTGGCGACCAATTCCGGCACCGCCGACATCGGCATGGGCGCCAACGTGATGCTGATCGCGTTCATCGCGACCGTGATCGGCGGCCTCGGTAGCATTCCCGGCGCCGTTGCCGCCGGCTTCCTGATCGGTGCGGCCAGCGTCGTGTTCCAAGCGACCCTGCCGCACGACGCCCGCGTGTTCCGGGACGCGTTCGTCTACGGCGCCGTCATCGTCGTCCTTCTGGTGCGGCCGCAGGGCCTGTTCGCACCAAAATCCGCCAAGCAGAGGGTCTGA
- a CDS encoding branched-chain amino acid ABC transporter permease has translation MSQRPSVIRQTIITPIVLIVALLIMAALSYQFGSRAFNRTVVEMFINIMVVVGLYVFVGNSGLLSFGHISFMCLGAYMTAWLTIPPVMKSITLKGLPAWLLHAQLPMWVATPISGLFAALFALIVGRVIMRLSGIAASIATFGLLGVINNVYSNWDSVTGGQGSIVGIPPTMNVWTAWIGGAVAIAIAYLYSISRSGLALRATRDEAVAASASGIDVVRERLIAFVVSAFIIGLAGALYAHFLSIVNPGAFYLRTTFITLSMLVVGGMYSLSGAVSGVVAISVLIELFRDLEKGVSLGGHTVGLPNGVQEIAIGIITIVILMYLPTGLTRNREFSWRRWPLQRRLTRPVQTALKELH, from the coding sequence ATGTCGCAGCGGCCGTCCGTCATCCGGCAAACGATCATCACGCCGATCGTGCTGATCGTGGCGCTGCTCATCATGGCCGCCCTCTCCTATCAGTTCGGCAGCCGGGCCTTCAACCGCACCGTGGTCGAGATGTTCATCAACATCATGGTGGTGGTCGGCCTTTACGTCTTCGTCGGCAATTCGGGCCTGCTGTCGTTCGGCCACATCAGCTTCATGTGCCTCGGCGCCTACATGACCGCCTGGCTCACCATTCCGCCGGTGATGAAATCGATCACGCTCAAGGGCCTGCCGGCGTGGCTGCTTCATGCGCAACTGCCGATGTGGGTGGCGACGCCGATTTCCGGCCTGTTTGCCGCATTGTTCGCGCTGATCGTCGGGCGCGTCATCATGCGCCTGTCGGGCATTGCCGCCTCGATTGCGACCTTCGGCCTGCTCGGCGTCATCAACAACGTCTATTCGAACTGGGATTCGGTGACGGGCGGACAAGGTTCGATCGTCGGCATTCCGCCCACCATGAATGTCTGGACCGCCTGGATCGGCGGCGCCGTGGCGATCGCGATCGCCTATCTCTATTCGATCTCGCGCTCAGGGCTGGCGCTGCGCGCCACGCGCGACGAAGCGGTCGCCGCCAGCGCCTCCGGCATCGACGTCGTCCGCGAGCGGTTGATCGCCTTCGTCGTCAGCGCCTTCATCATCGGGCTCGCCGGCGCGCTGTACGCGCACTTCCTGAGCATCGTCAATCCCGGCGCATTCTATCTGCGGACCACCTTCATCACGCTGTCGATGCTGGTGGTCGGCGGCATGTACAGCCTCAGCGGAGCGGTCTCGGGCGTGGTCGCGATATCGGTGCTGATCGAGCTGTTCCGTGATCTTGAGAAGGGCGTCAGCCTGGGCGGGCACACCGTCGGCCTGCCGAACGGCGTCCAGGAGATCGCGATCGGGATCATCACCATCGTGATCCTGATGTACTTGCCGACGGGATTGACCCGCAACCGGGAGTTCTCCTGGCGCCGATGGCCGTTGCAGCGGCGCCTGACCCGGCCCGTCCAGACCGCACTGAAGGAACTGCACTGA
- a CDS encoding ABC transporter substrate-binding protein, protein MRFTTLLGILAGASALWFTPAQAADEIVVGFATAASGFMQAYDKPAQDAALIRIDEINKAGGLLGKKIKPVFADTKTDQAEGAKAGLAVLDQGADLVIVSCDYDFGAPAALQAQAAGKVSFFLCAESIKAGIPGVGPFSFSASVLAPVQGATMSEWAYTKKNARSFYRLLDSWTVYNKGICDGFDWMLPRLKEAKLVGSDTFKNDDASIASQITRIKSLPKEPDAIMLCTMMPGAVSAIKQIRAAGIKSMILNGSGVDGSYWINAVPDLSNFYVPVQGSVYGDDPNPKVNEFNKKYKEVTGGDPSSQYVYPGYVLIDVWAKAVERAKSTDAAPVVAELEKMKDESTLFGPRTFTKDIHHQNQGRYLIVDTEAGKPKVIDQWTISEKIPLDYLVSK, encoded by the coding sequence ATGCGCTTTACGACATTACTCGGCATTCTGGCCGGAGCATCCGCGCTCTGGTTCACACCTGCCCAGGCGGCCGACGAGATCGTCGTTGGTTTTGCGACCGCGGCATCCGGATTCATGCAGGCCTATGACAAGCCGGCGCAGGACGCGGCACTGATCCGGATCGATGAGATCAACAAGGCCGGCGGCCTGCTCGGCAAGAAGATCAAGCCGGTGTTTGCCGACACCAAGACCGATCAGGCCGAAGGCGCCAAAGCCGGTCTCGCGGTGCTCGACCAGGGCGCCGACCTCGTGATCGTCTCTTGTGACTACGATTTCGGCGCACCCGCGGCGCTGCAGGCGCAGGCCGCCGGCAAGGTTTCCTTCTTCCTCTGCGCCGAATCGATCAAGGCCGGGATTCCCGGCGTCGGCCCGTTCTCGTTCTCGGCCTCGGTGCTGGCACCGGTGCAGGGCGCAACCATGTCGGAATGGGCGTACACCAAGAAGAACGCGCGTAGCTTCTATCGGCTGCTCGACAGCTGGACCGTCTACAACAAGGGCATTTGCGACGGCTTCGACTGGATGCTGCCCCGCCTGAAGGAGGCCAAGCTGGTCGGCAGCGACACCTTCAAGAACGACGACGCCTCGATCGCTTCGCAGATCACGCGCATCAAGAGCCTGCCGAAGGAACCTGACGCCATCATGCTCTGCACGATGATGCCGGGCGCCGTGTCCGCCATCAAGCAGATCCGCGCCGCCGGCATCAAGTCGATGATCCTCAACGGCTCGGGCGTCGACGGCAGCTACTGGATCAACGCCGTTCCGGATCTGTCGAACTTCTATGTTCCCGTGCAGGGCTCGGTCTACGGCGACGATCCGAACCCGAAGGTCAACGAGTTCAACAAGAAGTACAAGGAAGTCACCGGCGGCGACCCGTCCAGCCAGTACGTTTATCCGGGCTACGTCCTGATCGATGTCTGGGCCAAGGCGGTCGAACGCGCCAAATCGACCGATGCGGCGCCCGTCGTCGCCGAGCTCGAGAAGATGAAAGACGAGTCCACGCTGTTCGGGCCGCGCACCTTCACCAAGGACATCCACCACCAGAACCAGGGCCGTTACCTGATCGTCGACACCGAGGCCGGCAAGCCGAAGGTGATCGACCAGTGGACGATCTCGGAAAAGATCCCGCTTGATTATCTGGTGTCCAAGTAA